The genomic segment GCGCAGCTAGAGTAGGGGAGTTGTGTGAATATTCGCGTACATTTTATTGACGGATCTGTGACGCTGAGGTTGCAAAATTATGGCAGAATTTTTACCGATTTATGACAGGTGATTATATTGTGAGCTTAGCAAGTTAATCCGTTTATTAAGTCGGCTTAAAAAACGGGTGCTCAGCGAGTGACAACTTATCTTTAGTAACAGTAAGGATACTCCCTTGATCATACCAGTCGCCTAGTACAATGCGTTGGGCAGGTTGGCCGTTTACTGTTAAATCGTGAATAGCTGGGCGATGGGTATGGCCATGAATTAGACGCGTTACGTTGAAGCGAGACATGGTATCTATGACTTCTTGAGGGGTGACATCCATAATGTCTGTCGTAAGTTGTTTCTGATTTTCTTTACTGGCGGCGCGGCCATTTTCAGCTATTTTTCGCCTAGTGCGTAACGGGAGACGCAAGACAAGTCTTGGCCACCACCATCCGCGGGCTTTCTTGCGGAATTTTTGGTACGCCACATCTCGGGTGCATAGTTCGTCACCATGGGTGATCAATGTTGGCGTGCCGTATAGATCAATCACGACTTGTTCCGGTAATAACGTAAACCCAGCTTGCTTGGCAAAGCGTTCACGGATCAAAAAATCTCGATTACCATGTATAAAAAAGATATCGACGCCTGCGTCAGCAACGTGTTTAAAAGCGCTGGCCACTTGCTGGTTAAAGGGCGTTTGATCATCATCACCAATCCAGGCTTCGAATAAGTCACCGAGTATATACAGTGCATCTGCTTGAAGCGCATCGTGCTTGAGAAACTGGAATAAACAATGACTGATATCACTGCGCTGGGCAGATAAATGTAAGTCAGCGATAAAATAGGTAAACGGCATGGGAGAACTCAATATGAGGCCCATTCAGGACGAATAGGCCTCGAACACTAGATTATTCGCTTACTTCAACTTTCTGAATAACCACATCTTCAACCGGTACATCTTGGTGATAACCTGAATTTCCGGTTTTTACTTCTTTAATTTTATTTACTACGTCCATGCCGTCAGTCACTTTAGCAAAAACACAGTAACCCCAACCGTCACCAGACTCGCTGCGGAAGTTCAGGAAGCTGTTGTTAGCAACATTAATGAAAAATTGCGAGCTAGCCGAATGTGGCTCATTAGTACGCGCCATCGCTAATGTACCAACTTCGTTGGCTAGGCCGTTGTTTGCTTCATTTTTAATGGTCGCTTTTGTTGCTTTTTGCTCCATGCCTGGCTCGAAACCGCCGCCTTGTACCATGAAACCATCGATAACACGGTGGAAAATGGTGTTGTCGTAAAAACCTTCTTTGGCATAACTTAGGAAGTTAGCAACCGTTTCAGGCGCTTTGTCTGCGAAAAGCTCTACGCTAATGACGCCGTAGTTAGTATGTATAGTGACCATTTTAATGCCCTCAGATAAATCATAAAAAATAAAAGTTCGCCATTCTAACGTAAACTGCGGCGCTTTTTAAGCAGTTGATTCATATTGATTAATGCGAGGGGAGTGACACAGTGATAGAATCACCATACAGAGCGCTTTTGCTCTCTTTTTTATACCCATTTTACGTCATTTCAATTTTAAATAGGAAAACGGTTAATGCTACACATATACAATACCCTGACTCGACAAAAAGAGCTCTTTACACCTATACATGAATCAAAGGTGGGGTTGTACGTGTGCGGTATCACAGTGTACGACCTGTCACACATGGGGCATGCTCGCACGTATTTGAGTTTTGATTTGATGGTGCGCTATTTACGTCACAAGGGGTACGAGGTGAATTATGTGCGTAATATCACCGACATAGACGATAAAATAATACAGCGCGCTAATGAAAATGGCGAAACAACCCGCGCATTAACAGAGCGTACTATCGCGATGATGCACGATGATTTCGCAGCCATTAATTTGCTAGAGCCAGATATCGAGCCTCGCGTGACCACGCATATGCCAGAGATCATCGCTATTATTGAGCGACTTATAGCTCGTGGCCATGCATATCAAGCGAAGTCGGGTGATGTGTTATTTGATGTCAGTAGCTATGGCGATTACGGCAAGCTCAGTAAACAAGACTTAGAGCAGTTAAACATGGGCTCGCGCGTTGATGTAGACAGTGACAAAAACGATCCGATGGATTTTGTATTATGGAAAACAGTTAAACCAGGTGAACCAAGCTGGTCATCACCTTGGGGCGAAGGACGCCCAGGTTGGCACATTGAATGTTCTGCTATGAATCAAAAACACTTGGGTGAGCACTTTGATATCCACGGTGGTGGCTCAGATTTGATTTTCCCTCATCACGAAAATGAAGTGGCACAATCATGCTGCGCGTACGATACACCTTATGTTAACTATTGGGTGCATGCTGGTATGGTGCAAGTTGATAGCGAGAAGATGTCTAAATCGCTTGGCAATTTCTTCACGTTACGGGATGTATTGAAGCAGCATGACGCTGAAACCTTGCGCTATTTCTTGATGTCAGCTCATTACCGCAGTCAATTAAGCTATTCAGAAAACAATATTACTCAGGCCCGTAGCGCGCTTGAACGTTTATATACGTCATTACGTGATGTAAACGCCAATCTTGATGTGGATATGCAAAGCGATGACTATCTCGTACGTTTTGATAAAGCTATGGACGACGACTTTAATACGCCAGAAGCAATGGCTGTGTT from the Paraglaciecola mesophila genome contains:
- the lpxH gene encoding UDP-2,3-diacylglucosamine diphosphatase, which codes for MPFTYFIADLHLSAQRSDISHCLFQFLKHDALQADALYILGDLFEAWIGDDDQTPFNQQVASAFKHVADAGVDIFFIHGNRDFLIRERFAKQAGFTLLPEQVVIDLYGTPTLITHGDELCTRDVAYQKFRKKARGWWWPRLVLRLPLRTRRKIAENGRAASKENQKQLTTDIMDVTPQEVIDTMSRFNVTRLIHGHTHRPAIHDLTVNGQPAQRIVLGDWYDQGSILTVTKDKLSLAEHPFFKPT
- a CDS encoding peptidylprolyl isomerase — protein: MVTIHTNYGVISVELFADKAPETVANFLSYAKEGFYDNTIFHRVIDGFMVQGGGFEPGMEQKATKATIKNEANNGLANEVGTLAMARTNEPHSASSQFFINVANNSFLNFRSESGDGWGYCVFAKVTDGMDVVNKIKEVKTGNSGYHQDVPVEDVVIQKVEVSE
- the cysS gene encoding cysteine--tRNA ligase → MLHIYNTLTRQKELFTPIHESKVGLYVCGITVYDLSHMGHARTYLSFDLMVRYLRHKGYEVNYVRNITDIDDKIIQRANENGETTRALTERTIAMMHDDFAAINLLEPDIEPRVTTHMPEIIAIIERLIARGHAYQAKSGDVLFDVSSYGDYGKLSKQDLEQLNMGSRVDVDSDKNDPMDFVLWKTVKPGEPSWSSPWGEGRPGWHIECSAMNQKHLGEHFDIHGGGSDLIFPHHENEVAQSCCAYDTPYVNYWVHAGMVQVDSEKMSKSLGNFFTLRDVLKQHDAETLRYFLMSAHYRSQLSYSENNITQARSALERLYTSLRDVNANLDVDMQSDDYLVRFDKAMDDDFNTPEAMAVLFDVAKELNKAKIEGDRAQGRASDLAGILLNLGKILGILQRNPSEYLQGEQQDADEVAEIEALIKARNDARAARDWPAADAARDALNALNIILEDGPSGTTWRKG